The following are encoded together in the Microterricola viridarii genome:
- a CDS encoding ATP-dependent DNA helicase — protein sequence MSETTVENPVENPVETAVDTSLRAAGAGIGAAALALALELPPPTPEQIAVIEAPPGGQAIVVAGAGSGKTETMANRVVWLLANGHAAVPEVLGLTFTRKAAGELAVRIRERVEQLVQAGIADVKIDIFETASVSTYNSFASAIYRENAMLIGREPDAVVLGEASAWQLARQVVSDTADPRLVEIDKRLDAVTGGVLTLSRSLAENVVDVRDVHAMVRDFTDMADLPIGGTGRKKTPHASFTSALEAVGGLPPLLDLAERFQAEKRRRGFVEFSDQVALALEVCERNPAVTAGYRERYKAVLLDEYQDTSVVQTRLLAALFGGHGVMAVGDPDQSIYGWRGASAANLARFSRDFRGSGDDAAEAERFELSISWRNPRAVLAAANEIVRPFTIQEGEAQPGDTPPKSPLTAPSFASDGLLDVSFTETVEDEAAAVAEWFAQRLGQGTGKADGTKRSAAMLCRSLGKISVFTEALRERGVPFHVLGLAGLLDQPVIVDLVSALRVLHDPSRGSELLRVLAGARWNIGPKDLHALGKLAGELAQRDHSLAKLSDEVRARLRGSVADDEGRSIVDALDFLVTAREGHGLVRGFSEVGLARLKEAGDQLIGLRRRAGLELLDLVTLVQQELLLDIEVAANGIRPLGGASLEAFDELVSGFLAASEHSSLGAFLGWLEEAEQRDRLAPRQEEPEPGTVQILTIHGSKGLEWDVVAVPRMVVDEMPGKPRSTLGWLAFAELPFEFKGDAAELPELAWRGVHDQTQFDESVTDFKEQNAAHFAAEQRRLAYVAVTRTKSELLLSGSWWWGQKGARGPSMFLRELAVAGLIDPELLPGSPEEAENPRSEHSVPPEWPLHPLGVRGQAVLNAAALTQTAVDSGSGAPIPERLRAEIDALLEERRRRMQGRAALALPTRIPASRFKDFIADPAAVAEQLRRPMPQRPYRATRLGTLFHSWVEQRSSAVPSGDTLDAGLFELEGIDLDSFGDDAAGDSLFESELVGSELEGTEAEQFARLRATFEASPWAGLAPEDVEVEIHLVLDAQVFICKLDAVYRTAQGYQIVDWKTGKAPKNAADLALKQTQLALYRLAYSRWKGVPVEQIDAVFYFVADDVVIAPEHLAGEHELLELWAGVTA from the coding sequence ATGAGCGAGACCACGGTCGAGAACCCGGTCGAGAACCCGGTCGAGACAGCGGTCGACACGAGCCTCCGCGCGGCTGGGGCCGGGATCGGTGCCGCCGCGCTGGCGCTGGCGCTGGAGCTGCCGCCGCCCACGCCCGAGCAGATCGCGGTGATCGAGGCGCCGCCGGGCGGCCAGGCCATCGTCGTCGCCGGCGCGGGCAGCGGCAAGACTGAGACCATGGCCAACCGAGTCGTCTGGCTGCTCGCCAACGGCCACGCCGCGGTGCCAGAGGTGCTCGGCCTCACCTTCACCCGCAAGGCAGCCGGCGAACTGGCCGTGCGCATCCGGGAACGGGTGGAGCAGCTCGTGCAGGCCGGCATCGCCGACGTGAAGATCGACATCTTCGAGACGGCATCCGTGTCGACCTACAACTCCTTCGCCAGCGCGATCTACCGCGAGAACGCGATGCTGATCGGCCGGGAACCGGATGCGGTCGTGCTCGGCGAGGCCTCCGCCTGGCAGCTGGCACGGCAGGTGGTCAGCGACACCGCCGACCCACGGCTGGTCGAGATCGACAAACGGCTCGACGCCGTCACCGGCGGCGTGCTCACCCTGAGCCGGTCGCTCGCCGAGAACGTCGTCGACGTGCGCGACGTGCACGCGATGGTGCGCGACTTCACCGACATGGCCGACCTGCCGATCGGCGGAACGGGGCGCAAGAAGACCCCGCACGCGAGCTTCACGAGCGCGCTGGAGGCGGTCGGTGGGCTGCCGCCCCTGCTCGACCTGGCCGAGCGCTTCCAGGCCGAGAAGCGCCGCCGCGGCTTCGTCGAGTTCTCCGACCAGGTCGCCCTCGCCCTCGAGGTGTGTGAGCGCAACCCGGCCGTCACCGCCGGCTACCGCGAGCGGTACAAGGCCGTGCTGCTCGACGAGTACCAAGACACCAGCGTGGTGCAGACCCGGCTGCTTGCCGCCCTCTTCGGCGGGCACGGCGTGATGGCCGTCGGCGACCCCGACCAGTCGATCTACGGATGGCGCGGCGCCAGCGCCGCCAACCTGGCCCGTTTCTCGCGCGACTTCCGCGGGTCAGGAGACGACGCCGCAGAGGCGGAGCGCTTCGAACTGTCCATCAGCTGGCGCAACCCGCGCGCGGTGCTGGCCGCGGCGAACGAGATCGTGCGACCGTTCACGATTCAGGAGGGCGAGGCGCAGCCGGGGGACACCCCACCGAAGAGCCCGCTCACTGCGCCCAGCTTCGCCTCCGACGGACTGCTCGACGTCAGCTTCACCGAGACCGTCGAAGACGAGGCAGCCGCGGTCGCGGAGTGGTTCGCCCAGCGGCTGGGCCAGGGCACGGGCAAGGCCGACGGCACAAAGCGCTCCGCGGCGATGCTCTGCCGCAGCCTCGGCAAGATCAGCGTGTTCACCGAGGCGCTGCGCGAGCGCGGCGTGCCGTTCCACGTGCTCGGCCTGGCCGGGCTGCTGGACCAGCCCGTCATCGTCGACCTCGTCTCGGCCCTGCGGGTTCTGCATGACCCCAGCCGCGGGTCGGAGCTGCTGCGCGTGCTCGCCGGGGCGCGCTGGAACATCGGACCGAAAGACCTGCACGCGCTCGGCAAACTGGCCGGGGAGCTCGCCCAGCGCGACCACAGCCTGGCCAAGCTCAGCGACGAGGTGCGCGCCCGCCTGCGGGGCAGCGTCGCCGACGACGAGGGCCGCTCGATCGTGGATGCCCTCGACTTCCTGGTCACCGCCCGCGAGGGCCACGGCCTAGTGCGCGGCTTCAGCGAGGTCGGGCTGGCACGGCTGAAGGAGGCCGGCGACCAGTTGATCGGGCTGCGCCGGCGGGCCGGGCTGGAACTGCTCGACCTCGTCACCCTGGTGCAGCAGGAGCTGCTGCTCGACATCGAGGTCGCTGCCAACGGCATCCGCCCGCTCGGTGGCGCCAGCTTGGAGGCGTTCGACGAACTGGTCAGCGGCTTCCTCGCCGCCAGCGAGCACAGCTCGCTCGGCGCCTTCCTCGGCTGGCTGGAGGAGGCGGAGCAGCGTGACCGGCTCGCCCCACGGCAGGAGGAGCCGGAGCCCGGCACCGTGCAGATCCTCACCATCCACGGCTCGAAGGGGCTGGAATGGGACGTCGTCGCCGTGCCGCGCATGGTCGTCGACGAGATGCCGGGCAAACCGCGCAGCACCCTGGGCTGGCTGGCGTTCGCCGAGCTGCCGTTCGAGTTCAAGGGTGATGCGGCCGAGCTGCCCGAGCTGGCCTGGCGCGGTGTGCACGACCAGACCCAGTTCGATGAGTCCGTCACCGACTTCAAGGAGCAGAACGCCGCCCACTTCGCCGCGGAGCAGCGCCGACTGGCCTACGTCGCCGTGACCCGCACCAAGAGTGAGTTGCTGCTGAGCGGATCTTGGTGGTGGGGCCAGAAGGGCGCGCGCGGGCCGAGCATGTTCCTGCGCGAGCTCGCCGTCGCCGGGCTGATCGACCCGGAGCTGCTGCCGGGCTCGCCGGAGGAGGCAGAGAACCCCCGCTCCGAGCACAGCGTGCCGCCCGAGTGGCCGCTGCACCCGCTCGGCGTGCGCGGCCAGGCCGTGCTGAACGCCGCTGCACTCACTCAGACGGCGGTCGACAGTGGGTCCGGTGCGCCGATCCCTGAGCGGCTGCGCGCCGAGATCGACGCCCTGCTCGAGGAACGACGTCGAAGGATGCAGGGGCGGGCGGCGCTCGCGCTGCCGACGCGCATCCCGGCCTCCCGTTTCAAGGACTTCATCGCCGACCCGGCGGCCGTCGCCGAGCAGCTGCGCCGCCCCATGCCGCAGCGGCCCTACCGGGCGACCCGGCTCGGCACGCTGTTCCACAGCTGGGTGGAGCAGCGCTCCAGCGCGGTTCCGAGCGGGGACACCCTCGACGCCGGGCTGTTCGAGCTGGAGGGCATCGACCTGGACAGCTTCGGCGACGATGCTGCCGGGGACTCTCTTTTCGAGTCCGAGCTGGTGGGCAGCGAGTTGGAGGGAACGGAGGCCGAGCAGTTCGCCCGGCTGCGCGCCACCTTCGAGGCGTCGCCGTGGGCCGGGCTCGCCCCGGAGGACGTCGAGGTCGAGATCCACCTGGTGCTGGACGCCCAGGTGTTCATCTGCAAACTCGACGCCGTCTACCGCACGGCGCAGGGGTACCAGATCGTCGACTGGAAGACCGGCAAGGCGCCGAAAAACGCGGCCGACCTGGCGCTCAAGCAGACCCAGCTTGCGCTCTACCGGCTGGCCTACTCACGCTGGAAGGGAGTACCGGTAGAGCAGATCGACGCTGTTTTCTACTTCGTCGCCGACGACGTCGTGATCGCGCCGGAGCATCTCGCCGGTGAGCACGAGCTGCTCGAGCTCTGGGCGGGCGTCACCGCGTAG
- a CDS encoding phosphotransferase codes for MLSIRDGNELIVRVPRNQAAETEQSADLVALRALSTGVRSRLPFHVADFVGQAPVGSTRAVVYQFLDGTPAEPAMLEYSADLAHSVGRSIAAVHSLPTAFIGDAGLPQQSADESRSAAASLIARAADTGRLPAALLRRWEQATDDAALWQFAPSVINGKLAADSFLVDDHGVTAVLGWSELSVGDAARDLHWVLAAPGEAGETTLAAYTAARSGGIDRLLTQRALLYAELELARWLLHGVANRSDDIIADAVQMLDALVEGVHSHSMSPLTQHTGPVLAVDDVEQLLAQTPRSAGSDAPRETPGALHTDSYDLSSFELEGELDSEQVRNSDAQASAVQAAAARTSVLATDDLDTGPIELPGR; via the coding sequence GTGTTGAGCATCCGCGACGGCAATGAGCTGATCGTGCGGGTTCCGCGCAACCAGGCGGCCGAGACCGAGCAGTCCGCCGACCTCGTCGCCCTGCGCGCGTTGAGCACCGGCGTGCGCAGCCGGCTGCCGTTCCACGTCGCCGATTTCGTCGGCCAGGCGCCCGTCGGCTCCACCCGCGCCGTCGTCTACCAGTTCTTGGACGGCACCCCGGCCGAGCCGGCGATGCTGGAGTACAGCGCCGATCTGGCTCACTCCGTCGGGCGTTCCATCGCCGCCGTGCACTCGCTGCCGACCGCATTCATCGGCGACGCCGGGCTGCCGCAGCAGAGCGCCGACGAATCCCGCTCCGCCGCCGCCTCGCTGATCGCGCGCGCCGCGGACACCGGCCGACTGCCTGCTGCGCTGCTGCGCCGCTGGGAGCAGGCAACGGATGACGCCGCGCTCTGGCAATTCGCCCCCTCCGTCATCAACGGCAAACTCGCCGCCGACTCATTCCTGGTAGACGACCACGGCGTCACGGCGGTACTGGGCTGGTCGGAGCTGAGCGTTGGTGATGCGGCCCGCGACCTGCACTGGGTGCTCGCGGCCCCCGGCGAGGCCGGCGAGACGACGCTGGCGGCGTACACCGCCGCCCGCAGCGGCGGCATCGACCGGCTGCTGACGCAGCGCGCACTGCTCTACGCCGAGCTGGAGCTCGCCCGCTGGCTGCTGCACGGCGTCGCGAACCGCAGCGACGACATCATCGCGGATGCCGTGCAGATGCTCGACGCTTTGGTCGAAGGCGTGCACAGCCACAGCATGAGCCCGCTGACCCAGCACACGGGCCCGGTTCTCGCCGTCGACGATGTCGAGCAGCTGCTGGCCCAGACACCCCGATCTGCCGGTTCGGACGCTCCGAGGGAGACCCCGGGTGCGCTGCACACCGACAGCTACGACCTCTCGTCGTTCGAGCTGGAGGGCGAGCTCGACAGCGAGCAGGTGCGGAACTCCGACGCACAGGCATCTGCCGTGCAGGCGGCCGCGGCGCGCACCTCCGTGCTCGCCACGGACGACCTCGACACCGGCCCGATCGAGCTGCCCGGGCGCTAG
- the nudC gene encoding NAD(+) diphosphatase produces MLTDALPLARYRLERDATARAEPGLVQRLREDADTRVMALSAGTALRAMQVDGAPPALAWLAPDEVPDAANWLYLGREVVADGAAVRPLLAALLTPEQAEALQPERLRWAGLRALAPELDALESALFTEAVSVAHWHDSHRFCPRCGTATVVEKAGWVRRCPAENSEVFPRTDAAVIVRITDADDRILLGSNALWEQNRFSLLAGFVEPGESLEHAVLREVLEESGLRIADPRYLGSQPWPFPASLMLGFSATLASGQAPHDTTPDGEEILELRWFSRAELEAAGDDILLPGPLSIAGAIIRDWLENPEPASR; encoded by the coding sequence GTGCTCACTGACGCGCTTCCGCTCGCCCGCTACCGGCTCGAGCGCGATGCGACGGCCCGGGCAGAGCCCGGCCTGGTACAGCGGCTGCGCGAAGACGCCGACACCCGGGTGATGGCACTGAGTGCAGGCACGGCCTTGCGCGCCATGCAGGTTGACGGCGCGCCGCCCGCGCTGGCCTGGCTGGCCCCCGACGAGGTTCCGGATGCCGCCAACTGGTTGTACCTCGGGCGCGAGGTCGTAGCCGATGGCGCGGCCGTCCGCCCGCTGCTGGCGGCCCTGCTCACCCCGGAACAGGCCGAGGCGCTGCAGCCGGAGCGGCTGCGCTGGGCAGGACTGCGCGCCCTCGCCCCGGAGCTGGACGCGCTCGAGAGCGCCCTGTTCACCGAGGCCGTTTCGGTGGCGCACTGGCACGACTCCCACCGTTTCTGCCCGCGCTGCGGCACCGCCACCGTGGTCGAGAAAGCCGGTTGGGTGCGGCGGTGCCCAGCCGAGAACAGCGAGGTGTTCCCGCGCACCGACGCCGCCGTGATCGTGCGCATCACCGACGCCGACGACCGGATCTTGCTCGGCTCCAATGCGCTCTGGGAGCAGAACCGCTTCTCGCTGCTGGCCGGGTTCGTCGAGCCGGGGGAGTCGCTGGAGCACGCCGTGCTGCGCGAGGTGTTGGAGGAGTCCGGTCTGCGCATCGCCGATCCTCGCTACCTCGGCTCGCAGCCCTGGCCGTTCCCCGCCTCGCTGATGCTGGGCTTCTCCGCGACCCTCGCGTCCGGGCAGGCCCCGCACGACACCACACCGGATGGCGAGGAGATCCTTGAGCTGCGCTGGTTCAGCCGCGCCGAGCTCGAGGCGGCCGGCGACGACATCCTGTTGCCCGGCCCGCTGTCCATCGCCGGCGCGATCATCCGCGACTGGCTGGAGAATCCGGAGCCGGCTTCTCGATGA
- a CDS encoding ATP-dependent helicase yields the protein MIPSADALLAGLDEQQRVAAEALIGPVCMLAGAGTGKTRAITHRIAYGVATGAYTPSRVMALTFTTRAAAELRGRLRELGAGGVAARTFHSAALSQLNFFWPQVVGGQTPSLLDGKARLLGHVAERLKLKLDTATLRDVAGEIEWRKVSGLSFAAYGSSLEARGLPGRLTAEQAVDLQHGYEKLKDERHQIDFEDVLLTMAGMIEQEPSVAMQVREQYRFFVVDEYQDVSPLQHQLLNLWVGDRRELCVVGDASQTIYSFAGARAEYLLEFPSRHPDATVVRLEQNYRSTQTIIDAANRLMRGRPGALMLHAAAASEPAVKAPITVTAHPSDMAEARGVAQKIVELIAAGARPEEVAVLYRINVQAAALETALAEAGVSYQIRGSKRFFELPEVKQAVMSLRAASVSISGEPLFKSVSDVLRGLGWSQSPPETRGAVRERWESLNALMGLVDQAAPGTTFRAFTDELMERQASQHEPTVAAVTLATLHSAKGLEWDNVYIIGASEGLVPINYANTPDQIDEERRLLYVGVTRARQRLALSWAETGAGARAPRDRSRFLAEMERPAAPGSRTPGAGSAARS from the coding sequence ATGATCCCCTCAGCAGACGCCCTGCTCGCGGGCCTCGACGAGCAGCAACGCGTTGCCGCCGAGGCGCTCATAGGCCCGGTCTGCATGCTCGCTGGCGCCGGCACAGGCAAGACCCGGGCGATCACGCATCGCATCGCCTACGGCGTGGCCACCGGGGCATACACGCCCAGCCGGGTGATGGCGCTTACCTTCACCACCCGCGCCGCCGCCGAGCTGCGCGGCCGGCTGCGCGAGCTCGGCGCCGGCGGCGTCGCGGCGCGCACGTTCCACTCCGCGGCGCTCTCGCAGCTGAACTTCTTCTGGCCGCAGGTCGTCGGCGGCCAGACGCCGAGCCTGCTGGACGGCAAGGCGCGCCTGCTCGGCCACGTCGCCGAACGGCTCAAGCTGAAACTGGACACGGCAACGCTGCGCGACGTCGCCGGCGAGATCGAGTGGCGCAAGGTCTCCGGGCTGAGCTTCGCCGCCTACGGTTCCTCGCTGGAGGCCCGCGGACTGCCCGGCCGGCTCACCGCCGAGCAGGCCGTTGATCTTCAGCACGGCTACGAGAAGCTGAAGGACGAACGGCACCAGATCGACTTCGAGGACGTGCTGCTGACCATGGCCGGCATGATCGAGCAGGAGCCGTCCGTTGCGATGCAGGTGCGCGAGCAGTACCGATTCTTCGTCGTCGACGAATATCAGGACGTCTCGCCGCTGCAGCACCAGCTGTTGAACCTGTGGGTGGGTGACCGGCGCGAGCTCTGCGTGGTCGGTGACGCCAGCCAGACGATCTACTCCTTCGCTGGCGCGCGCGCCGAGTACTTGCTCGAATTCCCCAGCCGGCATCCGGATGCCACGGTGGTGCGCCTCGAGCAGAACTATCGCTCGACGCAGACCATCATCGACGCCGCCAACCGCCTGATGCGCGGCCGTCCGGGAGCCCTCATGCTGCACGCCGCGGCGGCGAGCGAGCCGGCCGTGAAGGCCCCGATCACCGTCACCGCCCACCCGAGCGACATGGCAGAGGCGCGCGGGGTCGCGCAGAAGATCGTCGAGCTGATCGCGGCCGGGGCCCGCCCGGAGGAGGTGGCCGTGCTGTACCGCATCAACGTGCAGGCGGCCGCGCTCGAGACCGCGCTCGCCGAGGCCGGCGTGAGCTACCAGATCCGCGGCTCCAAGCGCTTCTTCGAACTGCCGGAGGTGAAGCAGGCGGTGATGTCGCTGCGCGCCGCGTCGGTCTCGATCTCGGGGGAGCCGCTGTTCAAATCGGTGAGCGACGTGCTGCGCGGGCTCGGCTGGAGCCAGAGCCCGCCGGAGACGCGCGGGGCTGTGCGGGAGCGCTGGGAGTCGTTGAACGCGCTGATGGGACTCGTCGACCAGGCGGCACCCGGCACCACCTTCCGCGCCTTCACCGACGAGCTGATGGAACGCCAGGCGAGCCAGCACGAGCCGACCGTGGCCGCCGTCACCCTGGCCACGTTGCACTCGGCGAAGGGCCTGGAGTGGGACAACGTGTACATCATCGGGGCCAGCGAGGGCCTGGTGCCGATCAACTACGCGAACACCCCGGATCAGATCGACGAGGAACGCCGACTGCTCTACGTCGGTGTCACCCGGGCACGGCAGCGACTCGCGCTGAGCTGGGCGGAGACGGGCGCCGGGGCGCGCGCTCCGCGGGACCGCTCCCGGTTCCTCGCTGAGATGGAGCGCCCGGCAGCCCCCGGCAGCCGCACTCCGGGTGCGGGGAGTGCCGCGCGGAGCTGA
- a CDS encoding zinc-dependent metalloprotease: MLRDILSGNFPADGASFDPAQLAGAAGLPNDPASIAALMNQLRGAMSNAGDGINWDLALRRAEEKAAAGQEQVTPEQRAQFDQAFNIAALWLDEVIAISEITVVPSLITRRQWVTQSMPVWTQLAEPVATSIADTLTGALGEQLPEEMRGMLAQAMPMMRSLSGTLFAMQLGEVVGELATEVISGGDIGIPLLPEQHSALLPQNVTAFGEDLDVGIDQVQIYLAVRELAHARLFRHARWLRLHLISAIRSFAQGISVDAGRLEELASGFDPSNPEELRQAMVDGSLIPPKSEAQQAALAQLETMLALIEGWVNVVTAEATSRLPGSVAIAEMVRRRRAAGGPAESAFATLVGLELRPRRQREAAAMWQAVTDAVGNDARDALWAHPDILPTSADLDDPASLVARLVAKASGVEPELDEVDQALEALLRGDGPDRPLDPNDPPAAPPA; encoded by the coding sequence ATGCTGCGCGACATCCTCTCCGGCAATTTCCCTGCCGACGGCGCCTCCTTCGACCCTGCACAGTTGGCGGGCGCGGCCGGGCTGCCGAACGACCCCGCCAGCATCGCCGCGCTGATGAACCAGCTGCGCGGCGCCATGAGCAATGCCGGAGACGGCATCAACTGGGATCTGGCCCTGCGCCGGGCCGAGGAGAAGGCCGCAGCAGGCCAGGAGCAGGTCACGCCGGAGCAGCGCGCACAGTTCGACCAGGCATTCAACATCGCCGCGCTCTGGCTCGACGAGGTCATCGCGATCAGCGAGATCACCGTGGTTCCGTCGCTGATCACCCGCCGGCAGTGGGTCACCCAGTCCATGCCGGTGTGGACCCAGCTCGCGGAGCCCGTCGCCACCAGCATCGCCGACACCTTGACCGGCGCGCTCGGCGAACAGCTGCCGGAAGAGATGCGCGGCATGCTCGCCCAGGCCATGCCGATGATGCGCTCGCTCAGCGGCACGCTGTTCGCCATGCAGCTGGGTGAGGTCGTCGGCGAGCTGGCCACCGAGGTCATCTCCGGCGGAGACATCGGCATCCCGCTGCTCCCCGAGCAGCACTCCGCCCTCCTGCCGCAGAACGTGACGGCCTTCGGCGAAGACCTTGACGTGGGCATCGACCAGGTGCAGATCTACCTCGCCGTGCGCGAGCTCGCCCACGCCCGCCTGTTCCGGCACGCCCGCTGGCTGCGCCTGCACCTGATCAGCGCGATCCGTTCCTTCGCTCAGGGCATCAGCGTGGACGCCGGCCGACTCGAAGAACTGGCATCCGGCTTCGACCCGTCCAACCCGGAGGAGCTGCGCCAGGCCATGGTGGACGGCTCGCTGATCCCGCCGAAGAGCGAGGCCCAGCAGGCCGCGCTCGCCCAGCTGGAGACGATGCTGGCCCTCATCGAGGGCTGGGTCAACGTCGTCACCGCCGAGGCGACCAGCCGACTGCCCGGCAGCGTCGCGATCGCCGAGATGGTGCGCCGTCGCCGCGCGGCGGGTGGGCCGGCCGAGTCGGCCTTCGCCACGCTGGTCGGCCTCGAACTGCGCCCCCGGCGCCAGCGTGAGGCGGCCGCCATGTGGCAGGCCGTGACGGATGCCGTTGGCAACGACGCGCGCGACGCCCTGTGGGCGCACCCCGACATCCTGCCGACATCCGCCGATCTGGACGACCCGGCGAGCCTCGTGGCACGCCTGGTTGCGAAGGCATCCGGTGTCGAGCCGGAGCTGGACGAGGTGGACCAGGCGCTGGAGGCTTTGCTGCGCGGGGACGGCCCGGACCGGCCGCTGGACCCGAACGACCCACCCGCCGCCCCCCCGGCCTAA
- a CDS encoding YlbL family protein: MALFSEGQPGSDADGSLSRQPRSREERRVRKGWYFLGVAVVSGLVLGLVPAPYVIEQPGPVFDTLGTAEHDGVERPLISIPDEPTYPTEGELNLLTVSVVGNPESRPNWFEVLGAWASPQKAVLPIDLVFPPNVTTTERDQANQAAMVNSQQDAIAAALLNLGYDVGRTLEVNALTTNSPAEGVLEPGDVIVSVNGDTSSDLTDLRAAVKANGTEKPATLEIIRAGQTQTVEVTPTMSGDAVVLGVAIATNYTFPIDVQIQLDNVGGPSAGMMFALGIIDKLTPGPLTAGTDWAGTGTIDDTGTVGPIGGIRQKMFGALDAGSKWFLAPESNCGEVVGHIPDGLTVFSVETLDQALTAIETVSDGGDTSKLPSCTLPASAP; this comes from the coding sequence GTGGCATTGTTCAGCGAAGGCCAACCGGGCAGCGATGCCGACGGTTCCCTGTCACGCCAACCGCGCAGCCGCGAGGAGCGCCGCGTGCGCAAGGGCTGGTACTTCCTCGGGGTCGCCGTGGTGAGCGGCCTCGTGCTCGGCCTGGTTCCGGCTCCCTATGTGATCGAGCAGCCAGGGCCCGTCTTCGACACCCTCGGCACTGCCGAGCACGACGGCGTCGAGCGCCCGCTCATCTCGATCCCGGATGAGCCGACCTACCCGACCGAGGGCGAGCTGAACCTCCTCACCGTCTCCGTCGTCGGCAACCCGGAGTCCCGGCCGAACTGGTTCGAGGTGCTGGGGGCCTGGGCAAGCCCGCAGAAGGCCGTGCTGCCGATCGACCTCGTCTTCCCGCCGAACGTCACCACCACCGAACGCGACCAGGCCAACCAGGCCGCCATGGTCAATTCGCAGCAGGATGCCATCGCCGCGGCGCTGCTGAACCTCGGCTATGACGTCGGGCGCACGCTGGAGGTCAATGCGTTGACGACGAACTCGCCCGCCGAGGGCGTGCTCGAACCCGGCGACGTGATCGTCTCCGTCAACGGTGACACGTCCAGCGACCTCACCGATCTGCGTGCCGCGGTCAAGGCCAACGGCACGGAGAAGCCCGCAACCCTCGAGATCATCCGGGCGGGGCAGACGCAGACCGTCGAGGTCACCCCGACCATGAGCGGCGACGCCGTCGTGCTCGGCGTCGCCATCGCCACCAACTACACGTTCCCGATCGACGTGCAGATCCAGCTCGACAACGTCGGCGGCCCGAGCGCTGGCATGATGTTCGCGTTGGGCATCATCGACAAGCTCACGCCGGGACCGCTGACCGCCGGCACCGACTGGGCCGGCACCGGCACCATCGACGACACCGGAACCGTCGGGCCCATCGGCGGCATCCGTCAGAAGATGTTCGGCGCGTTGGATGCCGGCTCGAAGTGGTTCCTGGCGCCGGAGTCGAACTGCGGCGAGGTTGTCGGGCACATCCCGGACGGCCTCACCGTGTTCTCCGTCGAAACCCTCGATCAGGCGCTGACTGCGATCGAAACCGTCAGTGACGGTGGGGACACCTCGAAGCTGCCCTCCTGCACACTCCCAGCTTCGGCTCCATAG